In Arvicanthis niloticus isolate mArvNil1 chromosome 10, mArvNil1.pat.X, whole genome shotgun sequence, a single genomic region encodes these proteins:
- the Vps4b gene encoding vacuolar protein sorting-associated protein 4B codes for MASTGTNLQKAIDLASKAAQEDKAGNYEEALQLYQHAVQYFLHVVKYEAQGDKAKQSIRAKCTEYLDRAEKLKEYLKKKEKKPQKPVKEEHAGPVDEKGNDSDGEAESDDPEKKKLQNQLQGAIVIERPNVKWSDVAGLEGAKEALKEAVILPIKFPHLFTGKRTPWRGILLFGPPGTGKSYLAKAVATEANNSTFFSISSSDLVSKWLGESEKLVKNLFQLARENKPSIIFIDEIDSLCGSRSENESEAARRIKTEFLVQMQGVGVDNDGILVLGATNIPWVLDSAIRRRFEKRIYIPLPEAHARAAMFKLHLGSTQNSLTDADFQELGRKTDGYSGADISIIVRDALMQPVRKVQSATHFKKVRGPSRADPNCIVNDLLTPCSPGDPGAIEMTWMDVPGDKLLEPVVSMWDMLRSLSSTKPTVNEQDLLKLKKFTEDFGQEG; via the exons AAAGCAATTGATCTTGCAAGCAAAGCAGCCCAGGAAGACAAAGCTGGGAACTATGAGGAAGCTCTTCAGCTCTACCAACACGCTGTTCAGTATTTTCTCCATGTTGTTAAAT ATGAAGCGCAAGGTGATAAAGCCAAGCAAAGCATCAGGGCCAAGTGTACAGAGTATCTTGATAGAGCAGAAAAACTCAAggaatatttgaagaaaaaagagaagaaaccacAGAAACCGGTGAAAGAGGAGCATGCAGGCCCAGTTGATGAGAAGGG GAATGACAGTGATGGGGAAGCAGAATCTGATGAtcctgaaaaaaagaaactgcagaATCAACTTCAAG GTGCCATTGTCATAGAGCGACCAAATGTGAAGTGGAGTGATGTTGCTGGTCTTGAAGGAGCCAAAGAAGCTCTGAAAGAGGCTGTGATTCTGCCTATTAAGTTTCCACATCTGTTTACAG GAAAGAGGACACCTTGGCGAGGAATCCTGTTATTTGGGCCGCCAGGAACAGGAAAATCCTATTTAGCTAAAGCTGTTGCAACAGAAGCAAACAACTCAACATTTTTCTCAATATCGTCCTCTGACCTTGTGTCTAAGTGGCTGGGGGAAAGCGAAAA aCTGGTGAAGAACCTATTCCAGCTCGCCAGGGAGAACAAGCCTTCCATCATCTTCATTGACGAGATTGACTCTCTGTGCGGCTCCAGAAGCGAGAACGAGAGTGAGGCTGCACGGAGAATTAAGACAGAGTTCCTGGTTCAAATGCAAG GTGTTGGTGTGGACAATGATGGCATCTTGGTTCTGGGAGCGACAAATATACCCTGGGTTCTGGATTCCGCAATTAGGCGAAG atttgagAAACGTATTTATATTCCTCTGCCTGAAGCCCATGCCCGGGCAGCCATGTTTAAACTGCACTTGGGGAGCACTCAGAACAGTCTCACAGACGCAGACTTCCAGGAACTTGGGAGGAAGACAGATGGCTATTCAGGAGCAGACATAAGTATCATTGTACGGGATGCACTTATGCAGCCTGTAAGAAAAGTCCAGTCAGCTACTCACTTCAAAAAG GTTCGTGGCCCCTCAAGAGCTGATCCTAACTGCATTGTAAATGACTTGCTGACACCCTGCTCTCCGGGAGATCCTGGGGCTATTGAAATGACATGGATGGATGTTCCTGGAGATAAACTCTTGGAGCCTGTTGTTTCCATG TGGGATATGCTGCGGTCCCTGTCCAGCACGAAGCCGACAGTCAATGAGCAGGACTTGCTGAAATTAAAGAAGTTTACAGAAGATTTTGGCCAGGAAGGCTAA